A genome region from Triticum aestivum cultivar Chinese Spring chromosome 2B, IWGSC CS RefSeq v2.1, whole genome shotgun sequence includes the following:
- the LOC123038832 gene encoding probable serine/threonine-protein kinase PBL16, whose product MAARAAWLSALVDRGGGGGAEAPGFITYPVPFWSTVTASVDVVFLLAGSVVTWDPESFLSWVRPCTCHVANVKDSGLECPVMGTFGYVDPEYCLRGRVKPASDVYSLGVLMLEVLTGKRAFLQGGLKIKEDLACFASPIIEAGNIMELLDKRPVPEPTPLQLQALKRVAQIARCCVKWVGRARPAISDIVANLEMVQKLICRDEPCLVDESVVWPFLEKVDESPHAKGVPSAGYQPNLVHQKLIELCSH is encoded by the exons ATGGCCGCTCGGGCGGCATGGTTGTCGGCGTTGGtggaccggggcggcggcgggggagctGAAGCACCGGGGTTCATCACCTATCCAGTCCCATTCTGGTCGACGGTGACGGCGTCCGTGGACGTCGTGTTCCTCCTTGCAGGCTCCGTCGTG ACTTGGGACCCCGAGTCATTTTTATCCTGGGTCCGCCCCTGCACCTGTCACGTGGCGAATGTGAAGGACTCGGGGTTGGAGTGCCCTGTTATGGGCACATTTGGGTACGTCGACCCTGAGTACTGCCTAAGAGGCCGCGTGAAGCCGGCGAGCGACGTGTACAGCCTGGGTGTGCTGATGCTCGAGGTTTTGACAGGGAAACGGGCATTTCTCCAAGGGGGGTTGAAGATAAAGGAAGATCTAGCATGTTTTGCATCTCCCATCATCGAGGCTGGTAATATTATGGAGTTGCTGGACAAGCGGCCTGTACCGGAGCCAACACCATTGCAGTTGCAGGCGCTGAAGCGTGTGGCGCAAATTGCACGATGCTGTGTCAAATGGGTTGGGAGGGCTCGGCCGGCCATATCGGACATCGTTGCCAACCTCGAGATGGTGCAGAAGTTGATCTGCAGAGACGAGCCATGTTTAGTTGACGAGTCAGTCGTGTGGCCTTTTCTTGAAAAGGTCGACGAGTCGCCACATGCCAAGGGTGTGCCATCAGcaggctaccagcccaatctggtACACCAGAAACTGATTGAACTCTGTTCACATTAA